The Fuscovulum sp. sequence GCGTGGCAAGCGCGCGGCCGGGGCCGACCTCAAGATACACGCGGTCGGCCTTTTCGCGCAGTTTCGCGATGCCATCGGCAAAACGGACGGTGCCGCGAAGGTGAGCGACCCAGTAATCCGGGCTGGTTGCCTGTTCCGCCGTGAGCGGCTGGCCGGTGCGGTTGGAGATGATCGGGATCTGTGGGGGTGACAGGGTCATGCCTGCCAGATGCGCCCGGAAATCGGCGAGGATCGGTTCCAGCATCCGGCTATGGGCCGCGATGTTGATGGCGATGCGGGTGGTCTCTACCCCGTCGGCGCGCAGGCGTTCGGCCAGCGATTGCAGACCGGCATCCGAGCCGGACACGACCGTCAGTTCGGGCGCATTGACCGAGGCGATGTCGAGATCACCAAGATAGGGGGCGAGCGCGGATTCCGACAGCGGCACCGACAGCATCCCGCCAGCGGGGACAGTGTCGAACAGTTTGCCGCGCAGGTGGACAAGGCCGATCACACCTTCCAGCGTCATGACCCCCGCGATGCAGGCGGCGGCATTCTCGCCCATGGAATGGCCGATCAGGGCGGCGGGGCGCACGCCCCAGCTTTCCCACAGCCGCGCCAGTGCGATTTCAACGATCAGGATCAGCGGCAATTGCAGCGAAGGGCGGCGCAGGGTTTCGCCGGCCTGTGCCTCGGCCCCCGGTTCGGGCAGCCACAGAGCGCGGATATCCTCGGTCGTCAGCTTGCCCAGAATGGCAAGGCCACGGTCCATCCATTCGGCAAAAACCGGTTCGGTTTCATAGAGGTCGCGCGCCATATTGGGGTATTGCGCGCCGCCGCCGGGGAACATGAAGACCACATCGGGCGTATCGCCCACGCGGCGCTGGGTAAAGACGCGGCGGGGATCGGCGGCCTCGAGCATCCGGGCCGCTTCTTCGTGGCTGGCTGCTACCAGCACGCGGCGGTGTTCAAAGGCGCGGCGGCCTTCCTTGAGCGTATGGGCCACATCGGCAAGCGGCTGTTCGGGATGCGCGCGCAGATGGGCGGCAAGACGCTGTGACGCCTCGTTCAGCGCGGTCTGGCTGCGGGCGGACAGGGTAATGAGCTGGAAGGGCCAGTCGCTGCCTTCAGAGACGGCCAGTTCGGGTGCTTCCTCCAGCACGACATGGGCATTCGTGCCGCCCACGCCCAGCGAGTTGATGCCCGCCCGGCGCGGCCCCTTGCGGCGGGGCCAGTCGGTCAGACGGTCGTTCACGCGGAAGGGGCTGTTGTCGAAATCAATCGCCGGATTGGGGGATTCGAAGTTCAGGCTGGGCGGCATCTGGCGATGGTGCAGCGAAAGCGCGGCCTTGATCAGGCTGGCCACGCCTGCGGCGGTGTCGAGATGGCCGATATTGGTTTTCACGCTGCCGATGCGGGCAAAGCCCGTGTCGGATGTGGTGCGGCGGAAGGCTTCGGTCAGGGCGGCAACTTCGATCGGGTCGCCCAGATAGGTGCCGGTGCCGTGGCATTCGATATAGTCAACGCTGTCGGCGGGAACGCCCGCAACCTGCATCGCTTCGGCAATGCAGGCGGCCTGGCCTTCGACAGAAGGCGCAAGGTAGCCTGCCTTGGCCGCGCCGTCGTTGTTCACCGCGCTGCCCCGGATCACGGCCCAGATATGATCGCCGTCTGCAATGGCATCCGACAGGCGGCGCAGCACGACGGTGCCAGCGCCCGAACCAAAGACCGTGCCCTGCCCGCGATGATCGAAGGCATGGCAGACGCCATCGGGCGAAAGCACCTCGCCCTCTTTGTAGATATAGCCCCGGTTCTGCGGCAGTTCGATGGTCACGCCGCCCGCAAGCGCCATGTCGCATTCGCCGTTGAGCAACGCCTGCACCGCATAGTGGACCGCAACGAGCGAGGTGGAACAGGCGGTCTGGACCGAAAGCGACGGCCCCTTCAGATCGAAGATATGGCTGACGCGGGTGGACAGGAAATCCTTGTCGTTCCCGGTATGGCGCAGCAGGAACATGCCGGTGCTGTCGACCAGCGCGCGGTTGCTGCAGAGGTTGAAATAGAAATAGCTGCCCATGCCGCAGCCAGCGAAGACGCCGATGCGCCCCTTGAAGGATTCGGGCGGGTGACCTGCGGTTTCGAGCGCTTCCCACGCCACTTCGAGGAAGTGCCGATGCTGCGGATCAAGGATCGCGGCCTCTTTCGGTGAAAAGCCGAAGAATTCGGCATCGAACCGGTCGAACCCGTCCAGCGGGGCCGCAAAGGGAACATAAGCGGGATTCTTGAGCATCGCTGGGCTTTCGCCCGCAGCGATCAGTTCCTCTTCCGTGAGTCGGCGGACAGCGGAACGGCCTTCGCGCAGATTGGTCCAGTAGCTGCCGACATCCGGCGCCCCCGGCAAATGCGCGGCCATCCCCACGATGGCGATGTGGGTGTCATCCGTATCCATGTTAACCTTCTGATCGCTCAAAACAGTGCCTTCCGATTTCGGACGGCAGCACCTGAAACACTGGTTACTTACGGAAAACTGATACAATACAGGGCATTCGCCGCCGGAGGGAGGAAATGCCTAGCTTCTATGGCGGAATAATGACCACCTTCAGACAGGAAAAAGAGGCAAACGCCAGTGTGTATTTTGGCGACAGCCTGTTTCCAGAACCATAGTTTATTCCCTCTGTCCCCCCAGCGGCAAGCCATGCCGGGCCGATCGGGGTGGGTTGCGTCACCGAAGCGCAGGCTTCCTGTGCCGCGCGCTGCGGGCAAACCACGCAAAAGCGGGCAAATTGGTCACTTTTGAGGCTTTGCAAGCGTGTCATGCTATTAGATAATGTTAAAAACGCTGTCGCGGTGCCCGGGGAACGGCTATTGCGTCTGTAGAGAACCGGTAGGATCCGCGTCCACGGTCGCAACACAGGCAATCTGGCTGCGCCCGCGGAAAGGAAGAGGGAAGAATGATGAAATTTGTGCAAATGATGCTGGCGGCGCTGATGGCACTGCCATTTCTTGCTGTGGATGCCGCCGCCCAGGATTATCGCCTGCAGCGCGGGGATACCGTTCAGATTGAAGTGCTTGAGGATTCCACCCTGAGCCGATCGACACTGGTGCTGCCGGATGGGCAGATCACCGTGCCGCAAGTTGGCACCGTTCGCGCCGCAGGCCGCACGCTGGAGCAGTTGCAGATAGATGTTGCGCAACGCCTTGCACCCAGTTTTGCAACGCCGCCGACGGTGTTCGTCACGCTGTCCTCGCTTGCGCCGATCATCGACCGGCCCGAACGCACCATCGATATCTTTGTCATCGGCGCTGCCAATGCACCGGGTCGCGTGCAGATCCCGCCGGGATCGACTCTGCTGCAGGCGCTGAGCGCTGCAGGCGGCCTGTCACCGTTCGCGGCAGACAAGCGGGTGCAACTGCGCCGTGTCGACAAGGCCGGAAATGAAAAGATCTACCGTGTTGATTACGATGCGATCGAACGTGGCGTGTCGAACGTGGGCACGACCCGCGTTGTTGATGGCGATGTGATCGTCATTCCGCAGCGCAAACTGTTCGAATAAGCGCGGGGATGCGGGATATGGGGTTGATCCGGGGTGCATGCCTTGCCCTTGCGGCAGGAACTGCCGCGACGGGCGTCGCTGCGCAGGACGTGGGTGGCGTGCGCCAGACCTTTGATGTCGAGCAGCGCTTTGAATTCGGGCGCAACCTCGATCTGGCGACCCCGGCAGAAGGATCGAGCAGCGTCGCCGCGACGGTGCTGAGCTATGGTCTGTTCAGTGAAACACCGCTGGATCGGCTGGCCTTTACCGCCTCTGGCGCGCTGGTGATCGAAAACTCGCCCGATACGGCCGGAACGGAAGTGGATTTCGGCCGCCCCGAGGTGGGTTTCCTATATGTCCGCGAAGTGCCTGACGCGCTGTTTTCGGTCGCGCTGCGCTATGTCAGCGATGATGTAAGCGCGCTGGCCGATGATCTGACCGTTGCAGACGCCACCGGGACGGAAATCGATTACGGCGTGATTCTGCGCTATGAGGCGTTGCGGAATTCGCCTGCCAGCATCTTCGTCGAGGCGACATTCGATGCCACCGAATACGAGGATACAATCGACCCGACGCTGATTGAAAGCGATACCTATGGGCTGACGGCCGGTACTCGGCTTCGCTTTTCCGAAGTTATGGATGGTGTGTTCAGCTTGGGCGTCACACGGGAAGATGATGCCGCCGGCGTTGTAGCTGATACGTTCATCATCCGTGCCGGCGTCGAGTATGACATGATTGATGGCTTTGCCGCGGTCTTCCTGACGCGCGAAGAAGGCGACATCGAAGACAGCACATCGCTTGAGTTTGATTACACCCAGGATCTGCCCGTCGGCGCGCTGAGCCTGGGCGTGACCATCGCGCAGACCTTCGATTCCGGCGTGGGCGAGCGGACGGACGAAACGGATATCGAGATCGGCTGGACACAGGCCATCAACGACGCTTCGGCCATAGCGGTGAGCCTGTCCTGGGCGCAGAGCGACGCGCCGTCAGAGCAGATTACGGAAACCGAGTTGGGCGCGACCTACAGCTATGCCTTGACCGAGGAAACCAGCCTCGACGTCGGCGCAAGTTTCCGTGAGCGCGATGATGCGGGCGGGCGGGCCTCGTCGCCGCTGGTGTTCTTGGCGCTTGGCCGCAGCTTCTGAATTTCAGCAGACCCGCACGACAGCAGCACCCGCCATTGGCGGGTGTTTGTTTTTGGTGATCGTGCCTGGATACTCGAACCCGGTCTGTTCCTACGCTTCGCCGAAGGCGACGGGTTCGCTGGAACTGGGTGATTTCAGACGCCAGAGTGGGGGCGTTTCTTCCCGCAGTTTGGGTTAGCCAGCGGCGCCCGCCGGTGATCGTCAATCGAATTGGAAGGATGTTGGTGGAGCCAGGGAGGATCGAACTCCCGACCTCTTGAATGCCATTCAAGCGCTCTCCCATCTGAGCTATGACCCCACCGGAGGTCGAAGCGTTGCGGCTTCGATGGGCGAAGCGTTGCCGCTTCGTTGGGCGCTGTCTAGTAGAGGGCGCGGTGGGGTGCAAGTGAAAAAAGCACCCGATTTCCGCGCCCTGCAACGGCCGACAGCGTGGCCTTATACCTCTTCCTCGTCGCCGGCCACATCGGCCAGATCGTCGAGCGAAACGTTGTCATCGGCATCGTCTTCGAGCAGATCATCATCCAGCTCGGTATCGTCGGCGACGCCCGTTTCCAGCAGTTCGTCATCGGCTTCCAGATCGTCGACGAGAACGTCATCGTCTTTTTCCGGAACGGCGCGGCTGATGACGGCGGCAGCCATCTTGCGGCGGGCGGATTCGATATCGACGACTTCGCCCGTATAGGGCGAAACGATGGGCGAACGGTTCAGGTCGTAAAAGCGCTTGCCGGTGGTCGGGCAAATGCGCTTCGTGCCCCATTCAGGATTGGGCATGGTGGTCCCCTTGTTCAGGCTGGCTGTCGATGGGCTGGAATGTCCAGAGTCGTGGTCGCTTGCCACAAGGCAAGGCGGGTGTCAAAGGCTTTCGCGGCGGGTTGGCCCTGTTGCCTGTGGGGTGCAAGTGGCTATCCTGTGCGTGGAATTCAAGAGGATGTTCAATGCCCCTGCTTCCCGGTTCCCCCCCGGTCGAGATCGTGCTGAAGCGATCGGCCCGCGCGCGGCGGTTTTCGCTGCGTGTGTCGCGGCTTGACGGGCGGGTGACGCTGTCGCTGCCCGCCCTTGCGCGAGAGGCGGAGGCGATGGCCTTTGCGCGCGCGCAGGAGGGGTGGATCCGCGAAACGCTGGCCGACATGCCGCAGCGGGCGGGGGTGGGAATCGGGTCAGTGCTGCCGGTTGAGGGGCGGCTGCTGCAGCTGGCACCGGGGGCGGGCCGTGCCGTGCGGGTGGAGGGCGATTCGCTGCTGATCCCCGGCGACCCGGCGCAGGCGGGCACACGGGCGGGGGCCTTTCTGCGCGCATTGGCGCGGGAGCGGCTGGTGGCCGCATCGGACCGCTATGCCGCGATGATCGGGCGGCAGGTGGTGCGGGTGACTTTGCGCGATACGCGGTCACGCTGGGGATCCTGCGCGCAAGACGGGGCGCTGATGTATTCCTGGCGGCTGATCATGGCGCCGGCATCGGTGTTGGACTATGTGGCCGCGCATGAGGTGGCGCATATGCAGGAGATGAACCACTCTGCCGCCTATTGGGCGGTGGTGGACCGGCTTTATCCCGGTTGGCAGGAGCAGCGCAAATGGCTGCATGCCGAGGGACAGGCATTGCACCAATACCGTTTCGGGGATTGATTTTCCCCTGTCAGCGGTGCTTGGCTGCGACCCATGCCGATTACCCCGCGCCAGACCGACCCAAACGCCGCCGCGCATGAGCGATTGTACCGCAGCCTGCGTCAGCAGGTGATGCATGGCGAATTGCCGCCCGGTCAGGCCATGACGCTGCGCGGCCTTGGAAAGCAGTTCGGCGTGAGCATGACCCCTGCGCGTGAGGCGGTGCGGCGGCTGGTGGCGGAGGGCGCGCTGACGCTGTCCTCGTCCGGCCGGATTTCCACACCCGAGTTGACGCCGGAGCGGATCGAGGAATTGGCGGCGATCCGGGCCATGCTGGAGCCCGAGATGGCAGCGCGGGCGCTGCCACGGGCGCATTTCGCATTGATCGAGCGGTTGGCAGCGATCAATGCGCTGAACGCCGAGGCCGTGGTGAAGCAGGACGCAGTGGCCTATGTGCGGACCAATCTGGAATTTCACCGCACGCTGTATTTGCGCGCGCAGGCCCCGGCGATGCTGGCCATCTGTGAAACTGTCTGGCTGCAATTGGGCCCCACAATGCGTGCGCTTTATTCCAAGCTGCGCCGGAAAGAGCCGCCACAGCACCACCGCATGATCCTTGCCGCACTGAAGGCGGGGGATGAGCCGGGGCTGCGGCTGGCGGTGCGCACGGATGTGACGCAGGGCCTGCGGCATCTGGCCGGGTGATCGCTTGATCCGACTGTCCCCTTTGGTGCTGCTGACAGCGGCTGTGGCGTTGGTGGGGTCAAACTCGCTGGCGCTGTCGCCCATCGCGCTCGAGGTGGGGCGGGGGTTTGGTGGCGCGAGCGCGCGGGAGGTCCTGATCGCGGCATCGCTGTTCGGGGCCGGGACGGCGGTGGCTGCGGTGGGGGTTGCGCCCTGGGCGGACAGGATCGGGTTGTCCCGCGCGCTGGGGCTGGCGTTGGTGGTGCTGGTGTTGGGCATGGCAGGCACGGCGCTGGCGCCATCGCTGGGGGTGTTGTGGCTGGCGCAGGCGGTGGCGGGGATCGGGTCGGGCGTCGCTTTGCCTGCGACTTATGGGCTGGCAGCCGAGATTGCGCCCAAGGGGCGCGAGAGCACCTATCTGGGCCGGGTGCTGATGGGGTGGACGCTGTCGCTGGTCTTTGGGGCGTCAGCCGCCGCGTTGATTGCCGACGTGGCGGGCTGGCGGGCGGTGCATGGGGCGTTGGCGGTGGCTGGGCTGGCGGTGTTGCTGGCACTGCTCCTGTCACCCCGGATGGGGGCCGTGCGCGCGGCGCAGGGGGGGAGTCCGTGGTCCGCCTTGAGGGTGCCGGGGATCGGGCCGGCGCTGCTGGTGGCTGGGGGCTATATGGCGGCGTTCTATGGGCTTTATGCTTATGTCGCGCCGCATTTGCAGGCGGGGCTGGGCTGGCCGGTCTGGATGGTGGGCGCAGTGCCTCTGGTCTACGGCATCGGGTTCGGCGCGGCGGCGCTTGGGGATCCGTGGATCGACCGCTTTGGCGCGCGGGTGGTGGCGCCTTGGGTGTTCGGGGCGCTGGTGGTGCTTTACCTCTGCATCGCGGCGGTGGCAGGGTCGGCCTGGGGGCTGGTAGCGGCTTGCCTGCCTTGGGGCATGATCAACCATCTGGGCCTGAACCTGATCGTGGGGCGCTTGGCGGGGCTGGACGCGGCACGGCGGGGGGCGGTGCTGGGGTTGAATTCGGGCGTGACCTATCTGGCGATGTTCGTGGCGACGCCGGTCTTCGGGGCGGTTGAGGCGCGGCTCGGTTTTGCGGCCTGTGCCGTGTTGGCGGCGGGCTGTGTTCTGGCCGCGCTGGGCGATGCGCTGCGGCGGCGGTCGCTGCGGTAAGGGTTGGCGGGGACGGCTGTCCCCAGCGCGCCCGATGCCCCGGCGGTGGCTTGGGTGGCCGCCGGGGCATGGGTATTTGGGCCAAGATGAAAGGGCTTGGCCGGGCTTACCTAGGCGTGGATCGCTCCGTCGCCGCAGGCCAAGGCAGCCTCGCGCACGGCTTCGCTATAGGTCGGGTGGGCGTGGCAGGTGAGGGCGAGGTCCTGGGCCGAGGCACCGAACTCCATCGCAACACAAATTTCATGAATCAGGTCACCTGCCATCGGCCCGATGATATGCGCGCCGAGAATGCGGTCGGTGGCCTTGTCTGCGAGGATCTTGACGAAACCGTCCCCCTGAAAAACGGCCTTGGCGCGGCCATTGCCCATGAAGGAGAACTTGCCGACCTTGTAGGCGCGGCCTTCGGCTTTGAGCTGTTCTTCGGTCTGGCCGACAGAGGCGACTTCGGGGGTGGTGTAGATTACGCCGGGGATGACATTGTAATTCACATGGCCCGATTTTCCGGCCAGGATTTCTGCCAGTGCCATGCCTTCATCTTCGGCCTTATGCGCCAGCATGGGGCCGATGATGGCATCGCCGATGGCGTATAGGCCCTTGATATTGGTGGCGAAATGCGCGTCGGTCTTGACCTGGCCGCGCGGCAGCATCTCGACCCCGAGGGTATCGAGGCCGAGGCCCGCCACATAGGGGCGACGACCGGTGGCGACGAGGACGGTGTCGGCCTCCAGCGTGGCGTCGGAGTCATCCTTGCGGAGTTTGTAGCGGACGGTGGCGCCGGTCTGGCCCTTGTCCACGCCCTGCACGGCGGCGCCGAGGATGAATTTCAGGCCCTGTTTTTGCAGGATGCGCTGGAAGGATTTGGCGACTTCGGCATCCATGCCGGGGGTGATGGCGTCGAGGTATTCGATCACCGTGACCTCAGCGCCGAGGCGTGCATAGACCGATCCCATTTCCAGACCGATCACGCCTGCGCCGATCACCACCAGCTTTTTCGGGATCGCCTTGAGGGTCAGCGCGCCGGTGGAGGTGACGACCACCTCCTCATCAATGGTCACGCCGTTCAGGGGGGAGGATTCGGAACCCGTTGCAATCACGATGTTTTTCGCGGTGTGCACCTCATCGCCCACCTTGACCTGACCGGGGGCGGGGATGCTGGCCCAGCCCTTGATCCAGGTGACCTTGTTCTTCTTGAACAGAAACTCGATGCCCTTGGTGTTCTGGCCGATCACATCATCCTTGTAGCCCAGCATCTTGGCCCAATCGACGGTGGGTGCCGCGCCCATCAGGCCCATTTTTTCAAAGTTTTCATGGGCTTCGTGCAGGTGATGGGTCGCGTTGAGCAGCGCCTTTGAGGGGATGCAGCCCACGTTCAGGCAGGTGCCGCCCAGCGTTTCGCGCCCTTCGACCACGGCGACCTTGAGCCCCAGTTGCGCGCAGCGGATGGCGCAGACATAGCCGCCGGGGCCGCCGCCGATGATGATTGCGTCAAACTCTGCCATGGGTCGTTTCCTTCTGTTCGGTGCCGTTTGCGGCGTGCAGCTTGTGGTGCAGCAGATTGTGCAGACGGCTGTGCATACGAATGTGTCAGATCAGGGCGGCAATCAACATGGTCAGCGTGGCCGCGAAGCCCACAAACCAGATGGCCGACCGCCACGGACGCCAGCCAAGGGCATAGGCCGGGATGTAGAGGATGCGTGCGCCAAGATAGGCAAAGGCGCAGGCTTGGGTGAGGGCGGTGGACTGATTGCCGAGCGTGACGACCACGACGGCGAGGGTAAAGAGGATCAGCCCTTCGAAGTGGTTGTTCATCGCGCGTTGCAGGCGACCTGTCAGCGGTGACATGGGCCGCGAGGGCGGGCGGTCGCGGGCGCTGGAGGTGTAGCCCACGCCAAGCTCCATGTTGGCGGGCACGGCGAAGAGGACGAACTGCACCATCTGGAGCAGGCCTGCGAGGGCAAGGGCGGTGAGTTCGGGGGTCATGGAGCTAAAGTCCGGTCTTGCGCCAAAAAGTTTCGGATGATTTCCCAGTTTTCGCGGTAGGAGTCCCGATCTGGGATCTTCTTAGTCATGACCTTCTTCCATCCATCGTCCCGCCGAACAGCTGCGACCGCACCCATCGGAAAGACAAACATTTCAGGTGCTTGCTTTACGATCTCTTTCGTCCGGTATCGGTTTCCCCGGTTCAAAAGCACGAACACCACAAAATCTGCGTCAAGGTTCTTCAGGGGAAAGCCGTGGTCAGAGTCTGACGCCCAGCGGCTCTTAACTTGAATCCTGGCTGACCTTCCCGCTTCTGGATTTACAGCGATGAGATCGTATCCCGGCATTTGAGTGTAAGTTTTGTAAGCGGGAATTCCTTCGATCAGCAGATGGGCGCAGACAAGGAATTCCGCGCCCTCCGCCTCAAGACGTGTATTTTGCCGCTTAACTTCCAACCTCACAGATCCATCAGCAACCGGCGCGGGTCTTCCAGCGCTTCTTTCACGCGGACGAGGAAGGTCACCGCGCCTTTGCCATCCACGACGCGGTGGTCGTAGGAGAGGGCGAGGTACATCATCGGGCGGATGACGATCTGGCCGTTCACCACGACGGGGCGGTCCTGGATCTTGTGCATCCCGAGGATGCCGGATTGCGGCGGGTTCAGGATGGGCGAGGACATGAGCGAGCCGTAGACGCCGCCGTTGGAGATGGTGAAGCTGCCGCCCTGCATTTCGGCCATGGACAGTTTGCCATCGCGGGCGCGCAGGCCAAGCTCGGAGATTTTCTTTTCGATCTGGGCGAAACCCATCTGGTCGGCGTCGCGGACTACGGGGACGACGAGGCCGGACGGGGTGCCGACGGCCACGCCCATGTGGACGTAGTTCTTGTAGACGATATCGGTGCCGTCGATTTCAGAGTTGACCTCGGGCACCTCTTTCAGGGCATGGGTGCAGGCCTTCACGAAGAAGGACATGAAGCCCAGTTTGACGCCGTGCTTCTTTTCGAACGCGTCTTTGTATTCGTTGCGCAGTTCCATGATGCCGGACATGTCGACCTCATTATAGGTCGTGAGCATGGCGGCGGTGTTCTGCGCGTCTTTCAGGCGGCGGGCGATGGTCTGGCGCAGGCGGGTCATCTTGACCCGTTCTTCGCGGGCGGCATCGTCGGCGGGGACGGGCGCGCGGGGGATGGCGGCGGGGGCGGGGGCGGCGGCCACGACAGGGGCCGGGGCGGCGATGGTGCGGGCGACGTCTTCCTTCATCACGCGGCCATCGCGGCCTGTGGCCTGCACCTGATCACGGGTCAGGCCAGCCTCGGCCATGGCCTTTTTCGCGGCAGGGGCGTCTTCGACATCCTTTTCGGCGGCGGCCGGGGTGGGAGCGGGGGCCGCGGCGGCGACGGGTTCCGGCGCCTTGGGTGCGGGTGCGGCGGCGCCTTCGGTCATGATGGCGAGGCGGGCATTTGCGGCCACGGTCGCACCTTCGGGGGCGAGGATTTCGGACAGCACGCCCGACACGGGGGCGGGCACTTCGACCGACACCTTGTCAGTTTCCAGTTCACAGAGCATTTCGTCCTGCTTCACGAAATCGCCCGGCTTCTTGAACCAGGTCGAAACGGTTGCTTCGGACACGCTTTCGCCAAGGGCGGGCACCATAACATCGGTCATCTTCGGTTCCTCCGCGCCGCTTTCGGGCGCCTGTGGTCAATACGGGGGGTGCCCGCGCCGGGGTGGCGCGGGCGGGATCAGATCAGGCGGTGGTGCCAAGCGCTTCGTTCACCAGCGCCTCTTGTTCGGCCTTGTGCCGAGAGGCGAGGCCGGTGGCGGGCGAGGCCGAGGCGGTGCGGCCGGCATAGGTGGCGCGCTTGTGCTTGGCCCCGATGCGGGACAGCACCCATTCGAGGTTGGGTTCGACAAAGGACCATGCGCCCTGGTTCTTGGGTTCTTCCTGGCACCAGATCACTTCGGCATTCTTGAAGCGTTCCAATTCCTTGACCATGGACATGGCCGGGAAGGGGTAGAACTGTTCAAGGCGCAGAAGATAGGTGTCGTCCTGACCGCGCTTGTCGCGTTCGGCCAGCAGGTCGAAATAGACCTTGCCCGAGCAGATGACGACGCGCTTGATCTTGGCGTCGGCCTTCAGTTTCAGGTCGGAATGGCCCTTTTGCGCATCGTCCCACAGCACGCGGTGGAAGGTGGAGCCGGTGGTGAAATCATCGGCATCCGAGATGCACATCGGGTGGCGCAGCAGGGATTTCGGCGTCATCAGCACCAGCGGCTTGCGGAAGGTGCGGTGGATCTGACGGCGCAGGATGTGGAAGTAGTTGGCGGGTGTCGAGCAGTTCGCCACGATCCAGTTGTCATTGGCCGACATTTGCAGGAAGCGTTCAAGCCGGGCTGAGGAATGTTCCGGACCCTGGCCTTCATAGCCATGCGGCAGCAGGCAGACGAGGCCGGACATGCGCAGCCATTTCGCCTCGCCCGAGTTGATGAACTGGTCGAACATGATCTGCGCGCCGTTGGCGAAATCGCCGAACTGGGCCTCCCACATCACCAGCGCATTGGGTTCGGCGAGGCTGTAGCCGTATTCGAACCCGAGGACCGCGTATTCCGACAGCATGGAATCGATCACCTCATACCGCGCCTGCCCGGCGCGGATGTGGTTGAGCGGGTAGTGCCGTTCTTCGGTCGATTGGTCGATGAAGGCGGAATGGCGCTGCGAGAAGGTGCCGCGCGTGCAATCCTGCCCTGACAGGCGAACGGGATAGCCTTCGGTAGCGAGCGAGCCGAAGGCCAGCGCCTCGGCCGTGGCCCAATCGAAACCCTGGCCGGTTTCGAACATCTTGGCCTTGGCGTCCAGTTGGCGGGCGACGGTCTTGTGGATGTCGAAGCCTTCGGGGACGCGGGTCAGCGCTGCGCCGATGTCTTTCAGCGTTTCAGGTTTGATGGCGGTCTGACCGGCCTGATATTCTTCTTTCTCGCGGTCCAGCCCGGACCAGCGACCATCAAGCCAGTCAGCCTTGTTTGGTTTGAAGTTCTTGCCGATTTCAAACTCTTCGTTCAGGCGGGCCTGGAAGGCGGCCTTCATATCCTCGATCTCGCCCTCGGGGATGA is a genomic window containing:
- a CDS encoding polysaccharide biosynthesis/export family protein, encoding MKFVQMMLAALMALPFLAVDAAAQDYRLQRGDTVQIEVLEDSTLSRSTLVLPDGQITVPQVGTVRAAGRTLEQLQIDVAQRLAPSFATPPTVFVTLSSLAPIIDRPERTIDIFVIGAANAPGRVQIPPGSTLLQALSAAGGLSPFAADKRVQLRRVDKAGNEKIYRVDYDAIERGVSNVGTTRVVDGDVIVIPQRKLFE
- a CDS encoding TIGR02300 family protein; the protein is MPNPEWGTKRICPTTGKRFYDLNRSPIVSPYTGEVVDIESARRKMAAAVISRAVPEKDDDVLVDDLEADDELLETGVADDTELDDDLLEDDADDNVSLDDLADVAGDEEEV
- a CDS encoding SprT family zinc-dependent metalloprotease, which produces MPLLPGSPPVEIVLKRSARARRFSLRVSRLDGRVTLSLPALAREAEAMAFARAQEGWIRETLADMPQRAGVGIGSVLPVEGRLLQLAPGAGRAVRVEGDSLLIPGDPAQAGTRAGAFLRALARERLVAASDRYAAMIGRQVVRVTLRDTRSRWGSCAQDGALMYSWRLIMAPASVLDYVAAHEVAHMQEMNHSAAYWAVVDRLYPGWQEQRKWLHAEGQALHQYRFGD
- a CDS encoding GntR family transcriptional regulator produces the protein MPITPRQTDPNAAAHERLYRSLRQQVMHGELPPGQAMTLRGLGKQFGVSMTPAREAVRRLVAEGALTLSSSGRISTPELTPERIEELAAIRAMLEPEMAARALPRAHFALIERLAAINALNAEAVVKQDAVAYVRTNLEFHRTLYLRAQAPAMLAICETVWLQLGPTMRALYSKLRRKEPPQHHRMILAALKAGDEPGLRLAVRTDVTQGLRHLAG
- a CDS encoding MFS transporter translates to MIRLSPLVLLTAAVALVGSNSLALSPIALEVGRGFGGASAREVLIAASLFGAGTAVAAVGVAPWADRIGLSRALGLALVVLVLGMAGTALAPSLGVLWLAQAVAGIGSGVALPATYGLAAEIAPKGRESTYLGRVLMGWTLSLVFGASAAALIADVAGWRAVHGALAVAGLAVLLALLLSPRMGAVRAAQGGSPWSALRVPGIGPALLVAGGYMAAFYGLYAYVAPHLQAGLGWPVWMVGAVPLVYGIGFGAAALGDPWIDRFGARVVAPWVFGALVVLYLCIAAVAGSAWGLVAACLPWGMINHLGLNLIVGRLAGLDAARRGAVLGLNSGVTYLAMFVATPVFGAVEARLGFAACAVLAAGCVLAALGDALRRRSLR
- the lpdA gene encoding dihydrolipoyl dehydrogenase; this translates as MAEFDAIIIGGGPGGYVCAIRCAQLGLKVAVVEGRETLGGTCLNVGCIPSKALLNATHHLHEAHENFEKMGLMGAAPTVDWAKMLGYKDDVIGQNTKGIEFLFKKNKVTWIKGWASIPAPGQVKVGDEVHTAKNIVIATGSESSPLNGVTIDEEVVVTSTGALTLKAIPKKLVVIGAGVIGLEMGSVYARLGAEVTVIEYLDAITPGMDAEVAKSFQRILQKQGLKFILGAAVQGVDKGQTGATVRYKLRKDDSDATLEADTVLVATGRRPYVAGLGLDTLGVEMLPRGQVKTDAHFATNIKGLYAIGDAIIGPMLAHKAEDEGMALAEILAGKSGHVNYNVIPGVIYTTPEVASVGQTEEQLKAEGRAYKVGKFSFMGNGRAKAVFQGDGFVKILADKATDRILGAHIIGPMAGDLIHEICVAMEFGASAQDLALTCHAHPTYSEAVREAALACGDGAIHA
- a CDS encoding MAPEG family protein, with the translated sequence MTPELTALALAGLLQMVQFVLFAVPANMELGVGYTSSARDRPPSRPMSPLTGRLQRAMNNHFEGLILFTLAVVVVTLGNQSTALTQACAFAYLGARILYIPAYALGWRPWRSAIWFVGFAATLTMLIAALI